A single window of Brevundimonas vitisensis DNA harbors:
- a CDS encoding cytochrome b, with amino-acid sequence MAEPRNRYSNVSFAFHWGIALLVVSQIVLIMLHDATEGPMSREYVQIHKSVGLSILVLTLARIGWRFANPAIPLPAGTPGWQKVAARTTHVLFYVLLIGLPLGGWAASSAGGRDIEWFGLFTWPALPLPLDRDLAGSFMEAHEAGVEVLYVLMILHIGAALKHHFIDRDNVLHRMIPLIHRRP; translated from the coding sequence ATGGCCGAACCACGCAACCGTTATTCCAATGTCTCGTTCGCCTTTCACTGGGGCATCGCCCTGCTGGTCGTGTCCCAGATCGTCCTGATCATGCTGCACGATGCGACTGAGGGGCCGATGTCGCGCGAATATGTCCAGATTCACAAGTCGGTCGGCCTGAGCATCCTTGTCCTGACCCTGGCGCGGATCGGCTGGCGATTCGCCAATCCGGCCATCCCTCTGCCTGCGGGAACGCCGGGCTGGCAGAAGGTCGCCGCCCGCACCACCCATGTTCTGTTCTATGTCCTCTTGATCGGTCTGCCGCTGGGCGGATGGGCGGCTTCGTCGGCCGGGGGCAGAGACATCGAATGGTTCGGCCTGTTCACCTGGCCCGCCCTGCCTCTGCCGCTGGACCGCGACCTCGCCGGGTCCTTCATGGAGGCCCATGAGGCGGGGGTAGAGGTGCTGTATGTGCTGATGATCCTGCACATCGGCGCGGCGCTGAAGCATCACTTCATCGATCGGGACAATGTGCTGCACCGGATGATCCCTCTGATCCATCGACGGCCGTGA
- a CDS encoding patatin-like phospholipase family protein has translation MALFKRKAPNPQPVASDPTSAPRDGRRPVCLALQGGGAHGAFQWGVLDRLLEDGRLDIRAVTAASAGAMNGAALVSGMATGGPEGARAALDKLWRETNQSGGKNVFGDSSIWSAALTPGWLKDTAFWRAGETLALSMSPYEFNPLNLNPLKRVLNASIDFAAVQGSEVKLHVAATAVRHARSRVFANAEITDQVLLASACLPHLFQAVEIEGEPYWDGGYLANPPLWPLFYEDTPDDVLLITLNAFERADTPRSAGDIMDRLNEVVFNAPLVAELRAVAFVQELIEQGRLTEDAKGRYRHILMHAIEADGWLGDLSLGSKFNTEWTFLNDLKARGRAAADEWLESCFAEVGVRSSVDLGTRFG, from the coding sequence ATGGCGCTTTTCAAACGCAAGGCCCCGAACCCACAGCCCGTCGCATCGGACCCCACGTCAGCACCGCGCGATGGCCGTCGCCCGGTCTGCCTGGCTTTGCAGGGCGGAGGGGCGCACGGGGCCTTCCAGTGGGGCGTGCTGGACCGGCTGCTTGAGGACGGGCGGCTGGATATCCGGGCCGTCACGGCGGCCTCGGCTGGGGCCATGAACGGCGCGGCCCTGGTCTCTGGCATGGCCACCGGCGGTCCCGAAGGGGCGCGGGCGGCGCTGGACAAGCTGTGGCGCGAGACCAATCAATCGGGCGGCAAGAACGTCTTTGGCGACTCCTCCATCTGGAGCGCGGCCCTGACGCCCGGCTGGCTGAAGGACACCGCCTTCTGGCGGGCCGGAGAGACCCTGGCCCTGTCAATGAGCCCGTATGAGTTCAATCCGCTGAACTTGAATCCGCTGAAGCGGGTGCTGAACGCCTCGATCGATTTCGCGGCGGTTCAGGGTTCGGAGGTCAAGCTGCACGTCGCCGCCACCGCCGTCCGCCACGCCCGATCGCGCGTCTTTGCCAATGCCGAGATCACCGATCAGGTCCTGCTGGCCTCGGCCTGCCTGCCGCATCTGTTCCAGGCGGTCGAGATCGAGGGGGAGCCCTATTGGGACGGCGGATACCTGGCCAATCCGCCGCTGTGGCCGCTGTTCTATGAGGACACGCCCGACGACGTCCTGCTGATCACCCTGAATGCGTTCGAGCGGGCCGACACGCCCCGGTCGGCGGGCGACATCATGGACCGGCTGAACGAGGTCGTCTTCAACGCCCCCCTGGTCGCCGAACTGCGTGCCGTCGCCTTCGTCCAGGAACTGATCGAACAGGGTCGGCTGACCGAGGATGCCAAAGGCCGCTATCGGCACATCCTGATGCACGCCATCGAGGCCGATGGCTGGCTGGGCGACCTGTCGCTGGGATCGAAATTCAACACCGAATGGACCTTTCTGAACGACCTGAAGGCGCGGGGGCGGGCGGCGGCCGACGAGTGGCTGGAGAGCTGCTTTGCCGAAGTTGGGGTGCGGTCTAGCGTCGATCTGGGGACACGGTTTGGATAG
- a CDS encoding cupin-like domain-containing protein: MDCPVPERRTVEYRDPDAKVFGEIRAAARPVILKGLLADWPAVRAGSESPMALGAHLAGFATGKPVRFIVAPPERGGMFFYGDDLTGTNFEAREAPLTELLHGLLHWMDRADPPAMAAQSLPEPVAVPGFAAANPAPAIVGSAVPRLWIGNAAVVQTHHDMFENLACAVAGRRRFTLFPPSATKDLYVGPFERTLAGPLVSMVPLHAADAERWPRFADAWAEAEVADLEPGDALYIPYMWWHHVQSFDPFALLVNYWWNPEGQRRQPMQALIHAMAEIRDMPSDQRDAWRAMFDAFVFDDAAEPGAHLPQTVRGIQGRMDPQTSAAVLASLAQGMQRQR, encoded by the coding sequence ATGGACTGTCCCGTTCCCGAACGCCGCACGGTGGAATACCGCGACCCGGACGCCAAGGTGTTCGGCGAGATCCGCGCGGCCGCAAGGCCGGTCATCCTCAAGGGGCTGCTGGCCGACTGGCCGGCGGTGCGCGCAGGTTCGGAGTCCCCCATGGCTCTGGGGGCGCATCTGGCGGGATTTGCTACCGGCAAGCCGGTGCGCTTCATCGTGGCACCCCCGGAACGGGGCGGAATGTTCTTCTACGGCGATGATCTGACCGGCACGAATTTCGAAGCGCGCGAAGCCCCTCTGACCGAGCTTCTGCACGGCCTGCTGCACTGGATGGACCGTGCCGATCCACCGGCGATGGCGGCGCAGTCCCTGCCTGAGCCGGTTGCCGTCCCCGGTTTCGCCGCTGCCAATCCCGCCCCGGCCATTGTCGGCTCTGCTGTCCCCCGTCTCTGGATCGGCAACGCCGCGGTGGTCCAGACCCACCACGACATGTTCGAAAATCTGGCCTGCGCCGTGGCCGGACGCCGCCGCTTCACCCTGTTTCCGCCCTCGGCGACCAAGGACCTGTACGTCGGACCGTTCGAGCGGACCCTGGCTGGCCCCCTGGTCAGCATGGTGCCTCTGCACGCCGCCGATGCCGAGCGCTGGCCGCGCTTTGCCGATGCCTGGGCCGAAGCAGAGGTCGCGGACCTGGAACCCGGCGACGCCCTCTACATCCCCTATATGTGGTGGCACCACGTCCAGTCTTTCGACCCGTTCGCCCTCTTGGTGAACTATTGGTGGAATCCTGAAGGGCAGCGGCGACAGCCGATGCAGGCCCTGATCCACGCGATGGCGGAAATCCGCGACATGCCGTCCGACCAGCGGGACGCCTGGCGCGCCATGTTCGACGCCTTCGTGTTCGACGACGCAGCGGAACCTGGAGCCCATCTGCCGCAGACCGTCCGGGGCATTCAGGGTCGAATGGACCCACAGACTTCTGCTGCCGTTCTGGCCAGCCTGGCTCAGGGGATGCAGCGGCAGCGCTAG
- a CDS encoding NfeD family protein, with protein sequence MDTIAALYSVQPFWVWMALGVLLLAIEAAFSTEWLLWPAVSAAVLAVLTALGLRIGFAMEVVLFAALTVAATLLSRRLIQKVNSVEVPDINDRDLRLVGERARVVEAFVNGRGRVFASGAEWAAEIEGEGPPPGESVIIDSVVGARVRVRPA encoded by the coding sequence ATGGATACGATCGCAGCCCTGTATTCGGTTCAGCCGTTCTGGGTCTGGATGGCGCTCGGGGTTCTCCTGCTGGCCATCGAGGCCGCCTTCTCGACCGAATGGCTGTTGTGGCCGGCTGTGTCGGCGGCGGTGCTGGCGGTCCTGACGGCCTTGGGTCTGCGGATCGGTTTCGCGATGGAGGTCGTGCTGTTCGCCGCCCTGACGGTGGCCGCGACCTTGCTGTCCCGCCGCCTGATCCAGAAGGTCAATTCCGTCGAGGTGCCCGACATCAACGATCGCGACCTGCGCCTGGTCGGAGAACGCGCTCGCGTGGTCGAGGCCTTCGTGAACGGTCGCGGCCGCGTCTTCGCCTCGGGGGCCGAGTGGGCGGCCGAAATCGAAGGCGAGGGTCCTCCTCCCGGCGAGAGCGTCATCATCGATTCGGTCGTGGGTGCCCGGGTAAGGGTCCGGCCAGCCTGA
- a CDS encoding L-threonylcarbamoyladenylate synthase → MSEDAIQAAARALSAGRLVILPTETVYGLAADAGNPEAVAAIFEAKGRPRFNPLIAHVATAAAAERLAVFDDAARALAQAFWPGPLTIVAPARADGGVCDLARAGLDSVAVRVPGHPVARAVLAAFAGPVVAPSANRSGRPSPTTFADALEETGPSAAAALDGGPCDVGVESTVVSVLDGRIALLRPGAVTRDQIEALVGPLPADQDGAGEGHRSPGRLTLHYAPEAPVRINAQGASDGEILLGFGPGVGDPRWTLSATGDLREAATNLFRLLREADREHPVGIAVSPVPMLELGEAINDRLRRAAGFVG, encoded by the coding sequence GTGAGCGAAGACGCGATCCAGGCGGCGGCCCGCGCCCTGTCGGCCGGGCGTCTGGTCATCCTGCCGACCGAGACCGTCTATGGCCTGGCCGCCGATGCCGGAAATCCAGAAGCCGTGGCCGCCATCTTCGAGGCTAAGGGCCGCCCCCGGTTCAACCCCCTGATCGCCCATGTCGCGACGGCGGCGGCGGCGGAGCGTCTGGCCGTCTTCGATGATGCCGCACGCGCGCTTGCCCAGGCCTTCTGGCCCGGTCCCCTGACCATCGTCGCCCCGGCGCGGGCCGATGGCGGGGTCTGCGATCTGGCGCGGGCAGGGCTGGATTCGGTGGCCGTTCGGGTGCCCGGCCATCCGGTGGCGCGGGCCGTTCTGGCGGCCTTCGCCGGACCCGTTGTCGCCCCTTCCGCCAATCGCTCGGGCCGCCCCAGCCCCACGACGTTTGCTGATGCGTTGGAGGAAACAGGCCCCTCCGCCGCCGCCGCCCTCGACGGTGGGCCCTGCGACGTGGGGGTGGAAAGCACGGTGGTCTCGGTCCTGGATGGCCGCATCGCCCTGTTGCGTCCCGGTGCCGTGACCCGCGATCAGATCGAGGCCCTGGTCGGACCTCTGCCCGCAGATCAGGATGGGGCAGGCGAGGGCCATCGCTCCCCCGGCCGCCTGACGCTCCACTACGCCCCCGAGGCCCCGGTCCGCATCAATGCCCAAGGTGCGAGTGACGGCGAAATCCTGCTGGGCTTCGGCCCGGGCGTGGGCGACCCACGCTGGACCCTCAGCGCCACGGGCGACCTACGAGAGGCCGCAACCAACCTGTTCCGCCTGTTGCGCGAGGCCGACCGCGAGCATCCCGTCGGCATCGCCGTCTCGCCCGTGCCGATGCTGGAGCTGGGTGAGGCGATCAACGACCGGCTGAGGCGAGCGGCGGGGTTTGTGGGGTGA
- a CDS encoding FAD-binding oxidoreductase produces MSTPSPTAVETLKSTLGPGGWTQDASEIAPWLTEWRNKWQGHTPLMLTPRTTAEVAAAVTICSEHGIAVVPQGGDTGLVGGQIPYGEVLLSTRKLRAVRDVTPLDDAMTVEAGVTLLEAQQHATAAGRMFPLSLAAEGSATIGGVISTNAGGTAVIRYGVMRDLVLGIEAVMPDGQVFNGLKRLRKDNTGYDLKQLLIGAEGTLGIVTAATLKLFPIMRSRATAMVGLDSAHAAIELLARAKAETGGGVEAFELMKRIGMEFVLKHIPDTREPLDTTPPWYVLIELVSGEPGAAEAGLERLLADAFEAGLINDAAIAQNQTQRADFWKVREEQSAAQRPEGGGWKHDVSVPVSRIADFLDEATAAVERFHPGARVGAFGHVGDGNMHYDVLCPPGADLKAFLARWEEGSQIVHDVVARYDGSISAEHGLGRLKTDEARRYKSPLEIATMRAVRQAIDPKRIMNPAVLF; encoded by the coding sequence ATGTCCACGCCCTCCCCTACCGCCGTCGAGACCTTGAAGTCCACGCTGGGCCCTGGCGGCTGGACCCAGGACGCCTCCGAGATCGCGCCCTGGCTGACCGAGTGGCGCAACAAATGGCAGGGCCACACCCCGCTGATGCTGACGCCCCGCACCACGGCAGAGGTGGCGGCGGCTGTGACCATCTGCTCGGAGCATGGGATCGCCGTTGTCCCTCAGGGTGGCGACACAGGCTTGGTCGGCGGTCAGATCCCGTATGGCGAGGTCCTGCTGTCGACACGGAAGCTGCGCGCCGTACGCGATGTTACGCCGCTGGATGATGCCATGACAGTCGAGGCCGGGGTCACCCTGCTGGAGGCCCAGCAGCACGCCACGGCGGCAGGCCGGATGTTCCCGCTCAGTCTTGCCGCCGAGGGTTCGGCCACGATCGGCGGGGTCATCTCGACCAATGCCGGGGGCACGGCGGTCATCCGTTATGGCGTCATGCGCGATCTGGTGCTTGGGATCGAGGCGGTGATGCCGGATGGTCAGGTCTTCAATGGCCTGAAACGCCTGCGAAAGGACAACACCGGCTACGACCTGAAGCAGCTGCTGATCGGTGCCGAGGGCACTTTGGGCATCGTCACGGCGGCGACGCTGAAGCTGTTTCCGATCATGCGTTCGCGCGCCACGGCCATGGTCGGACTGGACAGCGCCCACGCCGCGATCGAACTGCTGGCCCGGGCCAAGGCCGAGACCGGCGGCGGGGTCGAGGCCTTCGAGCTGATGAAGCGGATCGGCATGGAGTTCGTACTGAAGCACATCCCCGATACACGCGAACCGCTGGACACGACGCCGCCCTGGTATGTGCTGATCGAACTGGTGTCGGGCGAGCCCGGCGCCGCGGAGGCGGGGTTGGAGCGGTTGCTGGCCGATGCCTTCGAGGCTGGGCTTATCAACGATGCCGCCATTGCGCAGAACCAGACCCAGCGCGCCGATTTCTGGAAGGTGCGCGAGGAACAGTCCGCCGCCCAGCGCCCCGAAGGCGGCGGCTGGAAGCATGATGTGTCGGTGCCCGTGTCGCGTATTGCCGACTTCCTGGACGAGGCGACGGCTGCGGTGGAACGGTTCCACCCTGGCGCGCGCGTCGGGGCATTCGGTCACGTCGGTGACGGCAATATGCACTATGACGTCCTGTGCCCGCCGGGAGCCGACCTGAAGGCCTTCCTGGCCCGCTGGGAGGAAGGATCGCAGATCGTCCACGACGTCGTGGCCCGGTATGACGGCTCCATCAGCGCCGAGCACGGGCTGGGCCGGCTGAAGACCGACGAAGCGCGCCGTTACAAGTCGCCGCTGGAGATCGCCACCATGCGGGCCGTGCGTCAGGCGATCGACCCGAAGCGAATCATGAACCCAGCCGTACTCTTCTAG
- a CDS encoding NUDIX hydrolase, producing MNNALSAPTPAVGVVCFRDDEVLLIRRGTPPRLGEWSLPGGRIEPGEGALDAARRELMEETGIQARIGPLIDVVDGIFPDIGRHYVLIDYLATWMAGEPRAGDDAAEARFWPIGEALALVDWSETRRIIAMADRMRDESVSLDRRAGNR from the coding sequence ATGAATAATGCGCTGAGCGCTCCCACACCTGCCGTCGGCGTGGTGTGTTTTCGTGATGATGAGGTCTTGCTGATCCGGCGCGGGACGCCGCCGCGTCTGGGTGAGTGGAGCCTGCCGGGCGGACGCATCGAGCCGGGGGAGGGGGCCCTTGACGCCGCCCGGCGCGAGTTGATGGAGGAGACCGGCATCCAGGCCCGGATCGGTCCGCTGATCGATGTGGTGGATGGCATCTTTCCCGACATCGGGCGGCACTATGTGCTGATCGACTACCTCGCGACCTGGATGGCGGGAGAACCCCGCGCCGGTGACGACGCGGCGGAGGCCCGGTTCTGGCCGATCGGAGAGGCGCTGGCCTTGGTCGACTGGAGCGAGACTCGGCGCATCATCGCCATGGCGGATCGCATGAGGGACGAATCGGTTTCGCTGGATAGGCGAGCCGGGAACCGCTAA
- a CDS encoding 3-hydroxybutyrate dehydrogenase, producing the protein MFQWPKRGEGPKAETTPFRDIGDLRGQVAVISGSTSGIGLALARAVASRGGDVVLNGLGDPSEIERTRAEMEASCGVRVRYHAANMLKGEEVADMVAYAKHQLGRVDILVNNAGIQHVEAVEKFPSDKWEQIIGINLSSTFYATRAAIPIMKAQGRGRIINVASAHGLVASPFKSAYVAAKHGVIGFTKTVALELAQDNITCNAICPGFVETPIVEKQIADQARTRGMSKEAVLKDVILGSQPTKRFVTTDELAGLFLYLVSDLGASANGSSFSIDGGWTAQ; encoded by the coding sequence ATGTTCCAGTGGCCCAAACGCGGCGAAGGTCCCAAGGCGGAGACGACACCTTTTCGAGACATTGGCGACCTGAGGGGTCAGGTGGCGGTCATCTCGGGTTCCACGTCCGGGATCGGCCTGGCTCTCGCCCGCGCGGTGGCCTCGCGCGGCGGGGATGTGGTGCTGAACGGCCTGGGTGACCCGTCCGAGATCGAGCGTACCCGCGCCGAGATGGAGGCCAGTTGCGGCGTCCGCGTCCGCTATCACGCCGCCAATATGCTGAAGGGCGAAGAGGTGGCCGACATGGTCGCCTATGCCAAGCATCAGCTGGGCCGGGTCGACATCCTGGTCAACAACGCCGGCATTCAGCACGTCGAGGCGGTCGAGAAATTCCCGTCTGACAAGTGGGAACAGATCATCGGCATCAATCTGTCGTCCACCTTCTACGCGACCCGGGCGGCGATCCCGATCATGAAGGCCCAGGGGCGCGGCCGCATCATCAACGTGGCCTCGGCGCACGGCCTGGTCGCCAGCCCGTTCAAGTCGGCCTATGTCGCGGCCAAGCACGGGGTCATCGGTTTCACCAAGACCGTGGCTCTGGAGCTGGCTCAGGACAACATCACCTGCAACGCCATCTGTCCCGGCTTCGTCGAGACGCCGATCGTCGAAAAGCAGATCGCGGACCAGGCCCGCACCCGCGGCATGTCCAAGGAGGCGGTGCTGAAGGATGTCATCCTTGGCTCCCAGCCGACCAAGCGGTTCGTGACCACAGACGAGCTTGCCGGCCTGTTCCTGTATCTGGTGTCCGACCTGGGGGCCTCGGCCAACGGGTCCAGCTTCTCCATCGACGGCGGCTGGACCGCGCAATAG
- the yaaA gene encoding peroxide stress protein YaaA has translation MLIVLSPAKRLDFTEPTLPLPATQPRFAEDTASLAVTARRQTQADLRRLMGISEDLAKLNQARFKAFDPEATDVGIQAALAFAGDVYQGLDARSLDAAAMEWAQDRLRILSGLYGLLRPLDRIQPYRLEMGTRLKTRRGGSLYDFWGDRISNRLNADAEGHEEPVVINLASQEYFGAVDAKALKLPVITPQFREKKDGESRIVSFFAKKARGTMARFAIDNRIEKAADLKGFDVDGYRFDKSASSEADWIFTR, from the coding sequence TTGCTGATCGTCCTTTCCCCGGCCAAGCGGCTGGATTTCACCGAGCCGACCCTCCCCCTGCCCGCGACCCAGCCCCGGTTCGCAGAAGACACCGCATCCCTGGCCGTCACCGCCCGGCGCCAGACCCAGGCCGACCTGCGGCGGCTGATGGGCATTTCAGAGGACCTGGCCAAGCTGAACCAGGCCCGCTTCAAGGCCTTCGACCCCGAAGCCACCGATGTAGGAATCCAGGCAGCGCTGGCCTTTGCCGGCGACGTCTATCAGGGGCTGGACGCCCGCTCTCTGGATGCCGCCGCGATGGAGTGGGCGCAGGATCGTCTGCGCATCCTTTCAGGGCTGTATGGCCTGTTGCGGCCCCTGGACCGGATCCAGCCCTATCGCCTGGAGATGGGCACCCGGCTGAAGACCCGCCGCGGCGGCAGCCTTTACGACTTCTGGGGCGACCGAATCTCGAACCGTCTGAATGCCGACGCCGAAGGGCATGAAGAGCCGGTGGTCATCAATCTGGCCAGCCAGGAATACTTCGGAGCGGTTGACGCCAAGGCCCTGAAACTGCCGGTCATCACACCCCAGTTCCGCGAGAAGAAGGACGGCGAAAGCCGTATAGTTTCCTTTTTCGCCAAGAAGGCCCGTGGAACGATGGCCCGGTTCGCCATCGACAACCGCATCGAAAAGGCTGCCGATCTCAAGGGCTTCGACGTCGACGGCTATCGGTTCGACAAGTCGGCGTCTTCGGAAGCAGACTGGATATTCACCCGCTGA
- the rnhA gene encoding ribonuclease HI — translation MSHVIIHTDGACKGNPGPGGWGAILQAGGKTKEMCGGEPLTTNNRMELMAAIQALEALTRPCKVDLHTDSKYVMDGITGWINGWKARGWKTADKKPVKNDDLWKRLDAARARHDVKWHWVKGHAGHALNERADQLANRGIAEMRA, via the coding sequence CTGTCCCACGTCATCATCCACACCGACGGTGCCTGCAAAGGCAACCCTGGTCCCGGAGGCTGGGGCGCGATCCTTCAGGCCGGGGGCAAGACCAAGGAAATGTGCGGGGGCGAGCCGCTGACCACCAACAACCGCATGGAGCTGATGGCAGCGATCCAGGCGCTGGAGGCGCTGACACGGCCGTGCAAGGTCGACCTTCACACCGACAGCAAATACGTCATGGACGGTATCACCGGCTGGATAAACGGCTGGAAGGCGCGCGGCTGGAAGACGGCCGACAAGAAGCCGGTCAAGAACGACGATCTGTGGAAGCGGCTGGACGCTGCCCGGGCGCGACATGACGTCAAATGGCACTGGGTCAAGGGCCACGCGGGCCATGCGCTGAACGAACGGGCCGACCAGCTGGCCAATCGCGGCATCGCCGAGATGCGCGCCTAG
- a CDS encoding twin-arginine translocase TatA/TatE family subunit: protein MGSFSIWHWVIVGLVVLLLFGGRGKLSGLMGDAAKGIKAFREGLKDDDKSGPSEGVSSLPRTDAEKEELKR, encoded by the coding sequence GTGGGTTCTTTCAGCATCTGGCATTGGGTCATCGTCGGACTGGTGGTGCTGCTGCTGTTCGGGGGCCGCGGCAAGCTGTCGGGCCTGATGGGTGACGCGGCCAAGGGGATCAAGGCCTTCCGTGAAGGCCTGAAGGACGACGACAAGTCCGGCCCGTCCGAAGGCGTCAGCTCGCTGCCGCGCACCGACGCCGAAAAAGAAGAACTGAAGCGCTAG
- a CDS encoding SPFH domain-containing protein — protein MVVLAVVLLFSVIKIVPQGREFTVERFGKYTKTLTPGISLLTPFVERIGRRMNMMEQVLDVPQQEVITKDNAMVKVDAIVFIQVMNAAAAAYRVEDLPYAITQLCSTNLRTVVGSMDLDEVLFQRDNINSRLLTVIDAATEPWGVKVNRIEIKDLTPPVDITNAMARQMKAERERRAVITEAEGEKQAAIARAEGAKQAAILQAEGRKEAAFRDAEAREREAEAEARATAMVSEAIARGDVNAINYFVAQKYVEAFAELARNPTAKTVIVPAEMSGLVGTIAGLGELVGLARDQQQSRGGDRPSPPPAPVVPRPPRRPAGGSVPVTE, from the coding sequence ATGGTCGTGCTGGCGGTCGTGCTGCTCTTCAGCGTGATCAAGATCGTGCCTCAAGGGCGCGAGTTCACAGTCGAGCGCTTCGGCAAATACACCAAGACCCTGACGCCTGGCATCAGCCTGCTGACCCCGTTCGTCGAGCGCATCGGCCGCCGCATGAACATGATGGAACAGGTGCTGGACGTGCCCCAGCAGGAAGTCATCACCAAGGACAATGCCATGGTGAAGGTCGACGCCATCGTCTTCATCCAGGTCATGAACGCGGCGGCGGCGGCCTATCGGGTCGAGGATCTGCCCTATGCGATCACTCAGCTGTGCTCCACCAACCTGCGGACCGTGGTGGGGTCGATGGACCTCGATGAAGTTCTGTTTCAGCGCGACAACATCAACTCGCGCCTACTGACCGTGATCGATGCGGCGACCGAGCCGTGGGGCGTCAAGGTCAACCGGATCGAGATCAAGGACCTGACGCCTCCGGTCGACATCACCAATGCCATGGCGCGGCAGATGAAGGCCGAGCGCGAGCGCCGAGCCGTCATCACCGAGGCCGAGGGCGAGAAGCAGGCCGCCATTGCCAGGGCCGAAGGGGCCAAACAGGCGGCCATCCTGCAGGCCGAGGGGCGCAAGGAAGCGGCGTTCCGCGACGCCGAGGCGCGCGAGCGTGAGGCTGAGGCAGAGGCCCGGGCCACCGCGATGGTTTCCGAGGCGATCGCCCGCGGCGACGTCAACGCCATCAACTATTTCGTGGCTCAGAAATACGTCGAGGCCTTTGCCGAACTGGCCCGTAATCCCACGGCCAAAACGGTCATCGTGCCCGCCGAGATGAGCGGTCTGGTCGGGACCATCGCCGGTCTGGGCGAACTGGTCGGCCTGGCCCGTGACCAGCAGCAATCGCGTGGCGGCGATCGCCCGTCACCGCCGCCTGCACCTGTCGTCCCGCGTCCCCCGCGGCGTCCGGCCGGTGGCTCTGTCCCTGTTACGGAGTAG